The sequence below is a genomic window from Lolium perenne isolate Kyuss_39 chromosome 7, Kyuss_2.0, whole genome shotgun sequence.
ctccgactTCCACACCGGTCCCGAGACCGCGCACCCACCTAGCCGACGAAGCAGCTGCCATGCAAAGCATGCCAAACCTTGCCCAGCGGAGTACCAGACCTCCAAGGCACCGCCCCCAAGGGGGAGACGACGATGGCGCCGACGATGCCCGCTCTAGCGAAAGCCAAAGctcaggttttcacccggagagccTGAGACTTCGCACGACAGGGGGGGTGAAGGAGCTCCTCGACAATGCCTCCAACGAGGGAAGCGACGTCCGAGGACGCCGACATCGCCGGCACCAACCGAAGTGGATGCGGTGCTTTCGCGCGGAGTTCACCCAAACCCAAGTCGTTGAAGCCTGTCCACGAAGGCGAAGGAAAAGGCATGCATGCATTCCAGCCCGCCGCCACCACACGAAGCCAAACCTGCGACGGTGCTTCACGCAGTCGTGCCCTGCCGCCCGCACGGCCGGGCGGAAGCGAGAAAACCTCCACgtcccggagccgccgctccggcctCCAAGCGCAGCAGCAGAGCAGACACCTCAAGTCGACTCGTCGCTCGCCTCGGGGAGCCAGCCAGCACCCCGACCACCAGAGAAGCGGCGCCGCCGCGTCGCCTTCCATCCACCAAGGCACACCTCTACCATGGCCGGCAGGTGGCACAACCGCCGGGACGCCGCAAAACTGGGGCCACCACTACGCGACCGCCGCGCCGAGGCACCCACCAGCTCCATGGACCTCCACGCAACCACTGCGTCGAGGCACCGCCCGGCCGCCAACCACCCACGCGCAGTCCAGACGCCGCAGACGGCGAGGCGACGACGCGcacccggggccgccgccccggcatccccAACTCCGGCAGAGCATGCCGGCCGCGGGCACCCCCTCCACCTCCACCCGACACGAGCAGCGGCGCAGCCCCGTCCGGGCCCGCGAAGGCCCCGAAGCGGCCCGGCTCGGGCAAACCGGCGCGCCTTCCGGCCGCCGCCGCACCCAAGAAGACGCCCACCGCCGCACGCAGCcttcgcccgccgccgccgcgccaccgTGGCCGCCGGGCGGCCCCCAACAACCGCCGCAGCGGCCCGCCCGCCGCCAAAGCTCGCTGCGCGCGCAAGGGAGCGCCGCAGACCGCCTTCCcggggccgccgccgcccgcgtccGCGCCGGATCTGGCCGCGCCGACCCCGGCCCGCCCCCGCGGCTCCCGCCGCCGAGGACcgtaagacgccgccgccgagccgAGCGCTGCCCCCGCCGCGACGCGCGAGACGAGCTCCCCGCCGCCGCCCACAGCCGCACGAGCTTTGCCCGCCGGAgcgctccggcggcggcgaagggGAGGGGAGGCGGAGGGGGAGGGGGCGAgcctggcggctagggtttcgccaCCCGAGTCGCCCGAGCGGGACGACGCGGGGGCTCTCCAAAACTTTCTGCTAAGTCGAATACACTGAAATATCTTATGATAGTTTGTCTAGTTTTTTTGTTGTTACTCCTCGTTGGTAACGCCAAGCCttcaacgcgaaacttctatacgTATGACAAACATGTCGTACGTATAGAAGTTTCGCTGTGGAAAAGGTGTACCGCTCGCTGGAGATGCGAGGACGGGTTGGATATGGGTATTGATGCAATCGTTAAGGACAGACCGACCACTAGTAAGGCACACCATCACAGTTACATATAAAAAATGAGAAGAAGATGTGCGTCGTCCAAGAATGATGGATGAGGCATCAGCCCGATGAGAAAGCACACGGTCACAGCCAGCTAGCGCACCCTCGGCTTGCCTCCCGCCCCAAGTTTCTCCCCTCAGACACTGCTGTCTTCCTTACTGAGCACACAACACTCTTCCCTATAAATTTACCCAACCGCACACCACCGCCTCCCCGAGTCAATACCTCTCTTCCACTACTTGGAGACTTACTCTTGTGTGCTTACCAAGCCGAGCAAGTCACCTGGATCTCACTGTTACTACTTACTACGTAGTACTAGCCAAGGCCTTCCAATGGATCAGGTTTGGTTAATTCCCTGAGTATCAAGAACTGCTGTTGCGTTCATTTGCAATGGCTGAGCGATATGTGCTGATATGTGTCCAATCTATTTCGCAGGATGTGAGGGGGATTATGCAGTACCGGCGGGGGATACCGGCGTTCGGGGAATGGAACTATGACCACGGCGACGACGACTGGTCGGTGCTCACCCAGCGCTTCGAGTCTGCGACGATGCAGATCCCCTTTCCCGTACAGAAACAACCCCTCCACAAGGTATAAATTTGAGCTAACTAGAAATTATTTCCTTCCGTTCTGTGCAAGTTTTTTGTGCACATGTAGGATTTCCATTCGTGCAGTCATGTCTTCTACTGCATGTCTGTATTTAAGATCTCTCTTACAAGTTACACCTAGTACTAATGAAATTAGCATTCTCTTCAAATTCTTACTGTCTGGTCGTGGCATGTACGTTTTTCTGATAGATCTCTCTACCTTAGCTTCATTACTACTCCCTCTATTTCTAAATGTAAGGCGTATAAGATTTAGCCAAAAGTCAACATCTTCTAAGTTTAAGCAAGTTTATAAGTAAACATATGGATATATACAATATCAAATGGACATTTTGAGAAACTATACTTTCtggtgaatctattgatattgATTTGGCATTGTTAATGTTTATATTTTTACGTATAAATTTGATCAAACTTAAAATATGTTAACTTTTAACTAAAGCTTAGACGACTTACATTTTAGGACAGATGGAGTAATTAACAGTATCGGGTTTAACACTGCCACTTCTCCATCTAGAATCCAGTGGATCCTTGCTCTCGAAGCTAAAATCACTCGTAGTGGTAGGCTTGGAGCATACTCCAAGCTCTTTAGTCAACCAGGGTCAATGCTCAGCAGTCCTGTGACTACTGCCGACTGCCGACTGCCGaccagtgcattggacccatgctGCAAAGGCTCTAGCTTTTGTGTGGGGCCCACCTTGTATACCTTGCCAAGCACACCACACCGCCGTGCTAGGCTGCTAGCTCTTCGTGGTCTCGATCTTGACAACAGCGACGCGTATGTGTGCAGAGAGCTAGGGCAGGTCGCCGCAGGCGCATCCCGGCGTTCGGACAGTGGAACAACGACCACAGCAATGACGACGGTGATGGCTGGACGGCGGCCGTCAATCAGTGCTTCGACCCTGCCGTCACGGCGCACAAATCACATAAACAGGTACTACTAAATTGCGAGGTAAAACAACAGTCTTGCTGTATAAAATCTGTGAGGCTTCATGCATTAGTGCTCCTGTTGCAGGTCGGAACTTGGTACGACGACAATGGCGTCGTCGCCATGGGGAAGCAGCAGCACAAGGTGAGGCAAGCCTGGGACGCTAACACTGAGCCCCACGTAGCGATGGAAGAACCCTTCtccttcacggtggtcaaagctcTTGACGACGACCTGTACAAGGTCCCGCAAGAAATGCTCTGCAGCAAGTCCATGCGACGGGTATGCAATTTACTTCAGCAAGTTTACAGCACAAAAAGTTGATTTATGGTCGTTGCACACTTCAGGGATGTACATGATCAGGCCTAATCGTCTTGTTTAATGCATTGCAGAAGGGTAGGACGTGGCTGAGGAGCTTCCTGACCAGTTGCCTCGGCCTCAACTGCTTCGCCTAATAAACTAGATGACCGTGGTGACACATATACATGCTGTCTTGTTCTATCTTCTACGTGTTTAAAAGCAGTGGATGGGTTCATATCCTGTATGCTTGTGCCGCCTAGGACTCAGATTGTCGTGCTCTATGTTCATCTGTTTGCTGCACCAATAGAACTCACATCGTTCTTAATCCATAGAGAGAAGGCCTTACATACAATATGTTTCATGTTTTTTTTATGTGTGAGCAAAACTCCCAAGCTCAACAATTTAATTTCGAAAGATTCAGTTCTGTGCTGTCCAATGTATGTGTGTTTAAATGAAGAATCATAGTTTTTGTCGAAAGGAGAGAACCCTGACCTGATCTGCATGGATTAATGCACACAACTAATTTTACTAGTATTACAAAGTACTAATCAAAGAGTCTTACCAAGTGAACACAACGAATACAATACATCAAAGATAAGTTGGTTGTGCCATTCTCAATGGAGATTATGATTTTGGCATCCTGTGGAATATaagttgttcaaaaaaaaaaaaaaatcccagaGACCATCATTCTTGAGGTGGAAGGCCATCTTCGTTAATGAGCTTCACTGGTTGAGTATGGAATCGAGAGCAAGCATGCTCAACAATTAAACTCTTGGATACGGGCTCTGGTGTACGACTTCTTCCATACATTTGTTAATGAGCTTCACTTTAAAGATTTTTTGAAAATTTCTCCCATAAATTTTTATATACTTCTAtttttgtaaatattttttaaaagGGTGTACGAGTGCTGAAcacgtgcccccccccccccccccccattacCCTAAAAAGGAATAAAACTTAGCGAAGCAACATACAAGGCACGGCACCCTTATGCAACACAAATACTATTGCTGGCCTTTCATCCAAATCAGCTCTTTCGCCCATGTCTATAAGATATGGAAAGCTCTTTGATTGAACCAGCTGATCCGCCGCCGTCCAAGCACGCCGCCACATGTCCCCAAGGCAGAGGGTTGCTGCCGCGTCCAGGGCCGGTCCCGACTTTATACGGGTCGGGGGCTAATGAAAATTTTCACTTTTATAGATAAGTAGCACACGTAGTTTATTTGACTTATATGCATACGCCCGATCCAAGTTTTAGAAAACCAACAAAATCTTAGTTCTCAACCAAATTAGGTTTTCTAACAAAAAAAGAGAGAAACTAACAAGCTAATAAAGTCTTGAGCAGAAGCACTAGAACAACGAATCACTTTTAAAAAACGGCTGATTCAACGATTAATTGACCGATTAGTCGCTACTCAGTGGGTCATCGATTAGCATATTAACTCACTTATCGGCTGATTAACTGATTAGTCAGCCAATTAGTTGACCAATTTTTCTAATAATCACTAATCGCCAACCGACCGAGTTGAAACCGATAAGCGATTTCCTCAACATTGACTACCATAAAAAGagctttcttcttctctccaagTCTCCCGCACATTCTTACCATCTCCAAGTCTCTATCCTaacctgaaaaaataaacataacatagttaatgtgacataaacataAGAGACGACTTCTTTGAGCATTCTTTGATGCAAATTTCTTGTTCATTAAGGTGTTCAATATTGGAAGTATTTTCGTGCTCACTCAAATTTGTACCCTGGTTGGGATGATTATAGCATCTAAGGTTTCAACAGCTCTTGCCTCCATTTCAGATAAAAGGCATTAAATGCCCGAGTTTAATTAagggatttatattttggtgcccTTAGTTCCTTAGTTATACTCACTTTTCTCCAGCCACTAAACTTTTCCTAGGTGGGCCACGTTGGGACTTGTCCTGCATTGTCCATtacgtggtgaagggtggggccgCATGGAGACACATCGGACCGTCCATCTCTCGCTCACCCAAAGCATTCCCCTCCCACGAGCCTGGAACAGATCCCTCACCGTTCATCCGCTCCCCCGTCGGCGTGCCCTCCTACCTTATTTCATCCTCCACCCCTGAGCCAGCCCGCCCCTAGGCTGTGGAGCCtattccgcctccgcctccgctagATCTACCCCTGTCGCGGCACAGTATGCAACACCGACTGGTGTACATCCTATGCCCATATACCGCGGAGAAGATTGGGTGGAATCAGAGGGATATAATGCATGGATTCCATCTAGGTAAGCATCTTTTCCATTTGTGGATTGATGATCGATAGTATTTACCGCGAACCACTGGTGCTCAACTAGCTCAACTAACTgccttgcttttcgaataggattgatctAGTCCTGTCATTTCGGCTAGCGGTTAGATGGATACGAGCTATATTCGCGCTCTGAATTTTATTTCTCAGCGGTGGTTGCAACCTCCATTGCTCTCAGAGATTTGAAAGCAAACTAGCACACTACCCGTGCTTCGCTACGAAATCATAATATTAGCAGCACAAAATTAATTTGATGAATGACATCTTGAAACTATTACGGAGATCTCTTACGAATGCACATGCTCTATTAAAGATGGCCGATGTTCAATGATATTTGCTTACAAGTGTAATACGAGCTAattgtcaaattttagtttttccACATAAAATTTGACATTATAGAAGGAATCATAATAACTTGGAAATACTAATGATTAGGTACATATGAGTGCAATTTCTAAGCAGCTTTAGCTTTACTCAATTAATCGTCGATTCAATTAATCAGCTTATCCTCATGAAGAGGTTGTCAGGTAGAGTAGACTATTTGCCTTTGATTCGACTCTCTATTGGATGAAACACTAAGCTATAATCTATTGTATAATCAAGTATTCTGTAATTTCTCAGTGCACAAGCAACAATTAAGAAGGGTATTGTGGATGGCAATGTGCAGTCTGAACTGCATGCATTATCTTCTGTTGCACTCTctaataattcagaaaaaaatgaaatgTTTTTGGAAACCACTGGACTCCACATGTGTACAGACTAAAATTCCTAACATGAACTTCCAAATTGCTGTAACGTCACTCATTGCTAATGCAATAGCTAGACTATCGCGCTAGATCGGAGCTCCTGCGATCGGCATCGTTGAAGAACGAGAGGGGAGGAGAACACGTGGTGTAGTTCGGTAGATCTACCAATTGAAAATACAAAAGGAACTAAATAACAACGTGCTGTTCGGCAGCCATAATCAGGCAGTTCAGAGAGCTGAACAAGCATGAGTTCAGCACAGCATGCGATCACATCGGCTGCGGCCGGCGGTGTGTGGTGTCTCGCCTGCCGCTTTTGCGGGACGTGTAGGGGAGCAGGAGAGCTGCTGACTGGCGACGACTATAGCGGATTTCGGTTCGGGGTCGTGCTTGATGCTACAGGTGCAGGAGAAGCCGGAGGTGCGATGGGCGGACCAGAGGTGGTGGCGGCAGAACGGACAGTGCCAGTTCAGTCGCGCTAGTACGGACGTACGGTGTGGGCGCGGCACCGGAAAACTTAGGAGCCGATAGGCGAGATctgcacggcggaggtagggtgCAGGGGCGATCGGGAGGGCGCTGTGTGGTCTCTCTTCACACGGAACAATCGATCCGGTTGGTAGGCTCAAGCCGCTCATCACAGGGATGTAAACATAAAACTTGCACAGACGACGTACAAGGTACGGTCGGATCcggatttaatagtaaagattatatATGTAGGTAAGGTATGACGTAATAGATCTGTattcacctattgcaatttaatagtaaagatttctGTTCTCAATACCCATAAAGCCCTGGCGATTTAGGTTATTTTCAATATTTCAGTATTAGCGAGCAAAGATTTCTTCCACGAACTTGCAAAACTATGTCGCATTTTTGAGAATGCTACATACGAAAAAAAAAGGTTACATCCAATTCTGAGACAATACGATCTACTCGATCTGTTGCATATCTATGGggtattttttttttggaaaaatatCTATAGGCTATCGGTTCCCGTGCCAACACAAGACAATCATATCTCTATCTCTCCGTAGGTGTCGTTTGAAATAGCCATACGTAACACGTAAACGCGTGCACCTCCGGCCTGTCCTTCTGATATACCGCGCGCCGCCATCTGCAAGCCGCGCGCGCGAGGTTGTCGATCGTGATCTCCTTCCTGGCCGGAAATACGCGCTCCGATCTGCCACCATGTCTGTGTCGGCGTTCCTGTCCACCCTGCGCGGCGCCGGCCGGCAGCACCTCACCGCTTCCACCATCACCGCGACGGCGACCTGCTCCCACCTGCTCCGGATCAACGAGTACACCAGCATCAGCAAGAAGATGGCCAACGGCCAGTCGATCAGATCAGGCACGTTTAGAGTCGGCGGCCACGACTGGCGGCTTTTGTGCTACCCAAACGGCTGCTTGAAGGCGCACGAGGGCTCCGTCTCGCTCTTCCTCGAGCATGCCAGCCACGAAGACACGGGGGATACCACGGCCAAGTTCGAGATGAGTATACTACCCGACGTGAACTCAAAGCCAATTCGCAGTCGATCCTTAGCAGAGTACAACTTCACGGAGAACGGCCTCAACTGGGGCTGGAGAGACTTCATCAAGCACGCGGATCTGGATAAGGAGAAGCATCTCAGGGACGACTGCCTCACCGTCCTGTGCGACGTCACCGTCACCGATCCGCATACTGCAGACCACCACGTAGAGGTAGAGGCTGCCGCGCCGCCAGAATCTACACTTGTTGCGGGGCCAGCGCCGCCGTTCGACTTGCGTGGGCAGCTCGAGGAAGCCATCTGGAACAAGCAGCAGGTGGACGTAAAGATCGAGGTCGGTGGGGAGACGTTCCCGGCGCACCGGTGGATGCTCGAGGCCCGGTCACCCGTCCTCAAGGCGGATCTCTTGCTCGCATCCACAACCGGCGACGGTGCGACCTTACTACGGGTAAACGACATGGATGCCCAAGTGTTCAAGGCCATGCTCCAGTTCATCTACACGGATTCGCCTCCGGCGCTCGAGTCGGCAACTGTGGCGGAGAGGATGCTCGTCGCGGCGGACAGGTACGAGCTGGAAGAGCTCAAACTCATCTGCGAGGAGGTATTGTCCCGGCACGTCGACATGGGCTCCGTGGCTGACACTCTAGCGTTGGCCGAGCGACACCATTGTTCCTTGCTGAGGACGGCGTGCATCAAGTTCCTCACTTCTCCTGGTAATTTCGAAGCATTCGTCGCAACAGATGGGTTTGCGCAGCTCAAGAGGGATTGCCCCTCTGCTGTCTCAGACCTCGTGGCCAACAAGCTGCCGTGATTCACGTTAGAGCATTTTTTATTATATGATACGGAGTACTTAATTAGATGATGTGTCATTCTCGATTAGTTTGTCCTGGAACAAAGAGATTTATTCGGAAGTTTTCAATCTACATCTATGTGTGCTTAGTCTATGTTAATTACTTTTTAGATTTGCTGTGTTAGACTATAAGAAGCAAGCAACCATGTACCCTGATATCTATTGTTGGCTTCAGATCAGATGTAGCAAAAAGTACTACCGTCCAATGTGCATGTATTCTAGACAAGAATGAAATAGTGGTGGCCTCCTTCAAATGCTATAGTCGCTCTGTCCTGGGTATTCTGTCTTCCCTTCCGGTGCGCAGGAAAACTTCAGAATTAGCCCTATACGTGGACGATGCATTTTCTTTCTCAATCCCATCGCCGAGGAGATGGAGGTGGTCTTACCCATCCTTCGCTGCTTCGGTCAGGCGACAGGGCTGCAGATCAACATAGCCAAATGCTCCGTGGCTCCGATCCGTTGCGACAATATGGACATGGACGCGGTGCTCGCTTCCTTCGCGGGTGAGCAAGTGAACTTCCCCATCCGCTACTTAGGACTTCCGCTGTGCCTGGGTAGGATTCTCCacgttcatctgcagcacatcatgGATCGGGCGAGATctcactttgcttcatggaaaggaTGATGGATCTACGCGGACGGGCGTAAGGCCCTTGTCTCTTTGGTGCTCAGTACCCTTCCTATTTTTGCGCTGACAGTACTCAAAATCCCATCAAGCTTTCTGAAGGAGTTCGACAAGTTAAGACGCAACTTCATCTGTGACAACGAGGACAACACGACAACGGGAGGGAAGTGCAAGGTCAGTTGGAAGACGATTTGCTCGCCATTGCAGCACGGAGGGCTAGGACTCCCCAACCTTCCCCTCTTCGCCCGCGCTCTTCGTCTCCGTTGGCTTTGGATGGAGTGGAGCGATGAGCCTCGGCCATGGGTCGGTTCGCCAACGCCATGTGATGAGGGGGATCGGGCTCTTTTCCACGCGGCTACTAGGGTTTCAATTGGCGATGACAAACGAGCCCTTTTCTAGCGCTCTTCCTGGCTTGGAACGGCTCCCCTCGATCAACAGTTTCCAGGGCTTTACGCCGCCCCCCGTCGGAAGAATAAGACTGTCGCATCTCCTCCACGATTTCATCAGACTGTGGAGGTTGGTCTAGGCGATGACGCTACGGCAGGATACACCAGACTCCATCACCTGGATGCTATCCAAGGGAGGTTCCTATACCGCCAGTTCCGTGTACAAGATTCACTTCGAGGGTCAGGTCTGATCAGAGGCTCCTGTAATCGTCTGGCAACAATGGACGCCGGCCAAGTGCAAGCTCTTCCTTTGGCTGCTGCTCCAAGACCATCTTTGGTGCGCCGATCGTCTCCAACATCGACAGTGCCCAAATGTGTATTTCTGCCCGCTCTGTGTGAGGAACCTAGAAACTTCATGGCACCTCTTCTTCGAGTGTCCCTTCGCCCAAAAGATCTGGGGAGGCGTGGCGTCTTGGACGAATTGCGGCCCCTTGGCTCCGACAGTTTGGGCAAATGAGAAGACCATCTCACCAGTTTGGCACCAGATCATGGCAAAGGCGCAGCCACAACACATGAAAGGAACCAAGTCCCTCTTCACCCTTGTCTGTTGGGGCATCTGGAGGGAACACAATTCTCGTATTTTCAAGGGCAAGCTCTCGCCAAAGATGGCCATAACTGCATGCATTCGGGATGAGGCTAGGGAATGGGCATTTGCCAATGCCAAAGCGATTAGAGAGCTCATGTTTGATCCTCCTTGAAAGCCTTAGGCTTTGCAGCTCCTTTTCCTTTCCTCCTTGTTAGTTCTCTCCCTTTTCCGCCTGTCCCGTGATGAAATTTCATCTTCG
It includes:
- the LOC127314912 gene encoding uncharacterized protein, with the translated sequence MDQDVRGIMQYRRGIPAFGEWNYDHGDDDWSVLTQRFESATMQIPFPVQKQPLHKRARAGRRRRIPAFGQWNNDHSNDDGDGWTAAVNQCFDPAVTAHKSHKQVGTWYDDNGVVAMGKQQHKVRQAWDANTEPHVAMEEPFSFTVVKALDDDLYKVPQEMLCSKSMRRKGRTWLRSFLTSCLGLNCFA
- the LOC127315130 gene encoding BTB/POZ and MATH domain-containing protein 2-like translates to MSVSAFLSTLRGAGRQHLTASTITATATCSHLLRINEYTSISKKMANGQSIRSGTFRVGGHDWRLLCYPNGCLKAHEGSVSLFLEHASHEDTGDTTAKFEMSILPDVNSKPIRSRSLAEYNFTENGLNWGWRDFIKHADLDKEKHLRDDCLTVLCDVTVTDPHTADHHVEVEAAAPPESTLVAGPAPPFDLRGQLEEAIWNKQQVDVKIEVGGETFPAHRWMLEARSPVLKADLLLASTTGDGATLLRVNDMDAQVFKAMLQFIYTDSPPALESATVAERMLVAADRYELEELKLICEEVLSRHVDMGSVADTLALAERHHCSLLRTACIKFLTSPGNFEAFVATDGFAQLKRDCPSAVSDLVANKLP